ACACAGTTCACGAATAGTTTGAGCAACACTGGATCGAAAGCCTGCCCGCTTTTTCCGAACATGAACTTCAACACATTGGCGGGAGACATCGGTTCGCGGCGGTACACGCGGGACGAAGTCATGGCGTCGTAGCAGTCGGCTATGGTGATGATGCGACTGGCCACCGTCTGCGACCAGGGCACGCGAAGTTTGGGGTAGCCCGAGAAATCATAGTTCATATGGTGTTCGAACGAGGCGGCAGCCATGCGGGCCGGCACGTTGTTGATGCCACGGGCTTTGACCAGCGTGAACACTCCTTCGATCGGATGCGACCGCATGATCGCCCATTCGTCCTGCGTGAACTCTCCGGGCTTGTTGAGCACATCCAACGAGATGGCGCATTTCCCCACATCGTGAAACAAGGCCGACAGGCCCAAATCGGCGAGATCGACTTTCGGATAGCCCGCTCGATTGCCGAGCGCCATCGTCAGGAGCGACACGTTCACGGAATGGTTGTGCGTATATTGATCGTGACACCGGAGCGTGGTCAGGCCCAATAGTGTGGATTCGTCCTGCATCAACAGCTCGACGATGTTCTGAATCGCCCGCTTGGCTTGCTTGAAACTGACCGGGCCGCCGGCACGTGTCGACCGATTCAAATCTCCCAGGGCCGATGCCGCTTTCGCGTATCGGCCTTTGGCGATTGCCCGCCGTTTGTCTCTCGTCTCCTCCTGGCCGGAAGCAGAGGTCCCTTTGCTGGTCCCCGGGCTCCAGGGAGTCCCGTCACCGTCGGCCTGGTGTTGCAGCTGGAGCGTCCGAGGTTCTTCCAGTTCGATGCCCTTCACGCCGGCCGCCTGCAGCGCGTCCTGCAGATCCGCGAGCACATGTTTCTCCGGATCGAGGCTCACGAACAGATACGCGAATTCGCGATAGTCTTTCGACTCCGCCGTCGAGGCGAACGACACCCCGCCGATATGCCAGTGGTTCAGCGCCTCGATGATGCTCGCAAACACCGCCATTTGCTGCGAACTCATTTTCAAATGACTGTCTCCGAGAAAGAGAAAGTCATTCTGCAAGCGGAGCACCACGGGTTGATCCGCCGCGAGCGTTTTTACCAGCGTCAGCATTGAGTCCACCGGCTTATCGAGCGCCGCATTCATACGGCCGTGGATGCGTGAGGTCTTGATGAGAACATTGAGCTGGGTCACGAGTTGAATGCCCAGCATCGCGAGTTGCTGATCCAGAATGTCGCCGGCAATGGACCCTTTGGCAATTTTGTTCGCCAGCGATCGCTCATGCGTCAGGATGGGATGCGCGTCGGCTGCGGCCGGGATCTGCTTGTTGGGGGAGGAAGAGTCGCTCACGGGGGGCATCCTCGCAATCAGGAGTTGGCGGCCGATGGAACCTGGCGTCGGTGAACCCGGTTGGCCGCTGACAGCGCGACGCTGCAGGCCTGCCGAACGGCGGTGCCACCTTTTTTCTGTCCGAGTTCAAGCGCCGTCACGGCAGCGGGCGTGGCGAGCTTACCGAGGATGTCTGCCGCGAGCAGGGCCAATTCTTCCTTTTTCTTCCGGTTGGTCCAAGACCACTCGGTCAACAGGCCTTGCCAGTAGGGCACGGCTTCGTCGCCGGTTGTATGTTTCAAGGCCAGAAAGATGGCTCGTTTTTCTGCCGGCGAGCGATCATGGACA
This DNA window, taken from Nitrospira sp., encodes the following:
- a CDS encoding HD domain-containing protein encodes the protein MSDSSSPNKQIPAAADAHPILTHERSLANKIAKGSIAGDILDQQLAMLGIQLVTQLNVLIKTSRIHGRMNAALDKPVDSMLTLVKTLAADQPVVLRLQNDFLFLGDSHLKMSSQQMAVFASIIEALNHWHIGGVSFASTAESKDYREFAYLFVSLDPEKHVLADLQDALQAAGVKGIELEEPRTLQLQHQADGDGTPWSPGTSKGTSASGQEETRDKRRAIAKGRYAKAASALGDLNRSTRAGGPVSFKQAKRAIQNIVELLMQDESTLLGLTTLRCHDQYTHNHSVNVSLLTMALGNRAGYPKVDLADLGLSALFHDVGKCAISLDVLNKPGEFTQDEWAIMRSHPIEGVFTLVKARGINNVPARMAAASFEHHMNYDFSGYPKLRVPWSQTVASRIITIADCYDAMTSSRVYRREPMSPANVLKFMFGKSGQAFDPVLLKLFVNCVGIIPIGSLVRLDSGPLAVVIKPSQDKVNAERLLVRVITNEEGASVEDGPELDLTQQDEQGQYRHTILQLVDNAEHHFDTARYFV